A genomic window from Prunus persica cultivar Lovell chromosome G2, Prunus_persica_NCBIv2, whole genome shotgun sequence includes:
- the LOC18785957 gene encoding F-box protein At3g07870 isoform X2 has translation MSTKKLHHNRHLPEEIIVQILCRLPIKPLIRFSSVSERWHSLIIEDPQFAQSHFKLASDRKTLTQRLLISTNYQLRSLDPETPSFADNDSSLSNITFHTYTNLLGSCNGLVFVDVDGYENHSLSLWNPSTRFERELPDPYFVSVANTEKKFMEIFSSRLNSWKRIQVRGHDPPCSFRSPTTTSLGALTNEALHWFYSRVGEEEPTILAFDLAKEEFREVPFPTFDGDADDIDVNQMGVQVVSRGEGEECLCVSITRRRGGVNFMEFWVMREYGVRESWNVLFKFNTNDVSKSLGGNFHGYEACFVTEGGTVIFRLRWDWDIVVRIECHREAEPVCSTPFNVNDGDGAVYDVIKYNETLLSVPN, from the exons ATGTCGACGAAGAAGCTCCACCACAACCGCCATCTTCCTGAAGAAATTATAGTCCAAATTCTGTGCCGGTTGCCGATAAAACCTCTGATTCGATTCAGTTCCGTTTCGGAACGGTGGCATTCTCTCATAATTGAGGACCCACAGTTTGCCCAATCCCACTTCAAGCTAGCCTCCGATCGCAAAACCCTCACCCAGAGACTCCTCATCTCCACCAACTATCAACTCCGATCCTTGGACCCGGAAACGCCGTCGTTCGCAGACAACGATTCTTCGCTCAGTAATATCACCTTCCACACCTATACCAACCTACTGGGCTCCTGTAATGGTTTGGTATTTGTAGATGTTGATGGTTATGAAAATCATAGCTTGTCTCTCTGGAACCCATCAACCAGATTCGAACGCGAATTGCCTGACCCATATTTTGTGTCTGTGGCGAATACAGAAAAG AAGTTTATGGAGATTTTCTCATCCAGATTGAACTCTTGGAAACGCATTCAAGTCCGTGGGCACGACCCACCATGCTCTTTCAGAAGCCCCACCACCACTAGCTTGGGGGCCCTTACAAATGAAGCACTGCATTGGTTCTACTCCAGAGTCGGTGAGGAGGAGCCAACGATCCTTGCTTTTGATCTGGCAAAGGAGGAATTCAGGGAAGTTCCATTCCCCACTTTTGATGGTGATGCCGATGACATTGATGTTAATCAGATGGGGGTTCAAGTAGTTTCaagaggagaaggagaagaatgCCTCTGTGTTTCGATTACTAGGAGACGTGGTGGTGTTAATTTCATGGAATTCTGGGTTATGAGAGAATATGGGGTGCGTGAATCTTGGAATGTGCTCTTTAAATTTAACACGAATGATGTATCTAAATCGTTGGGTGGGAATTTCCACGGTTATGAAGCCTGTTTCGTTACTGAAGGTGGTACAGTTATATTCAGGCTGAGGTGGGATTGGGACATAGTGGTGAGGATTGAATGCCACAGAGAAGCGGAGCCGGTTTGCAGTACCCCATTTAACGTCAATGATGGGGATGGGGCAGTGTATGACGTGATTAAATACAATGAGACTCTGCTTTCAGTACCTAACTAA
- the LOC18785957 gene encoding F-box/kelch-repeat protein At3g23880 isoform X1 has translation MSTKKLHHNRHLPEEIIVQILCRLPIKPLIRFSSVSERWHSLIIEDPQFAQSHFKLASDRKTLTQRLLISTNYQLRSLDPETPSFADNDSSLSNITFHTYTNLLGSCNGLVFVDVDGYENHSLSLWNPSTRFERELPDPYFVSVANTEKVRSEFDRTGLGYVSSTDDYKIFIDAYVYSTPFQKFMEIFSSRLNSWKRIQVRGHDPPCSFRSPTTTSLGALTNEALHWFYSRVGEEEPTILAFDLAKEEFREVPFPTFDGDADDIDVNQMGVQVVSRGEGEECLCVSITRRRGGVNFMEFWVMREYGVRESWNVLFKFNTNDVSKSLGGNFHGYEACFVTEGGTVIFRLRWDWDIVVRIECHREAEPVCSTPFNVNDGDGAVYDVIKYNETLLSVPN, from the coding sequence ATGTCGACGAAGAAGCTCCACCACAACCGCCATCTTCCTGAAGAAATTATAGTCCAAATTCTGTGCCGGTTGCCGATAAAACCTCTGATTCGATTCAGTTCCGTTTCGGAACGGTGGCATTCTCTCATAATTGAGGACCCACAGTTTGCCCAATCCCACTTCAAGCTAGCCTCCGATCGCAAAACCCTCACCCAGAGACTCCTCATCTCCACCAACTATCAACTCCGATCCTTGGACCCGGAAACGCCGTCGTTCGCAGACAACGATTCTTCGCTCAGTAATATCACCTTCCACACCTATACCAACCTACTGGGCTCCTGTAATGGTTTGGTATTTGTAGATGTTGATGGTTATGAAAATCATAGCTTGTCTCTCTGGAACCCATCAACCAGATTCGAACGCGAATTGCCTGACCCATATTTTGTGTCTGTGGCGAATACAGAAAAGGTTAGATCTGAATTTGACCGTACTGGCCTGGGATATGTGTCATCCACTGACGACTACAAAATCTTCATAGATGCTTATGTTTATTCTACACCTTTCCAGAAGTTTATGGAGATTTTCTCATCCAGATTGAACTCTTGGAAACGCATTCAAGTCCGTGGGCACGACCCACCATGCTCTTTCAGAAGCCCCACCACCACTAGCTTGGGGGCCCTTACAAATGAAGCACTGCATTGGTTCTACTCCAGAGTCGGTGAGGAGGAGCCAACGATCCTTGCTTTTGATCTGGCAAAGGAGGAATTCAGGGAAGTTCCATTCCCCACTTTTGATGGTGATGCCGATGACATTGATGTTAATCAGATGGGGGTTCAAGTAGTTTCaagaggagaaggagaagaatgCCTCTGTGTTTCGATTACTAGGAGACGTGGTGGTGTTAATTTCATGGAATTCTGGGTTATGAGAGAATATGGGGTGCGTGAATCTTGGAATGTGCTCTTTAAATTTAACACGAATGATGTATCTAAATCGTTGGGTGGGAATTTCCACGGTTATGAAGCCTGTTTCGTTACTGAAGGTGGTACAGTTATATTCAGGCTGAGGTGGGATTGGGACATAGTGGTGAGGATTGAATGCCACAGAGAAGCGGAGCCGGTTTGCAGTACCCCATTTAACGTCAATGATGGGGATGGGGCAGTGTATGACGTGATTAAATACAATGAGACTCTGCTTTCAGTACCTAACTAA